In Nymphaea colorata isolate Beijing-Zhang1983 chromosome 3, ASM883128v2, whole genome shotgun sequence, a genomic segment contains:
- the LOC116249517 gene encoding probable alpha,alpha-trehalose-phosphate synthase [UDP-forming] 9, whose amino-acid sequence MSVMVSQSCTNLLGLVTGDLLNYPQPVPRPLPRVMTVPGIISDFDDVDDRNNGALEALSSPCPERKIIVANQLPLHAQFDESSRTWNFSWDEDSILLQLKDGFPSDVEVIYIGCLKADIDPSEQDEIGQRLLDNFKCVPTFLPSDLETKFYHGFCKQQLWPLFHYMLPLCPDHGERFDRSHWQAYVSANKKFADKVVEVINPDEDYVWVHDYHLMILPTFLRKRFHRVKLGFFLHSPFPSSEIYRTLPVRDEILRSLLNSDLIGFHTFDYARHFLSCCSRMLGLDYESKRGYIGLEYYGRTVSIKILPVGVHMGQLESLLDLPETSSKIKEIQEQFKGKTLILGVDDMDIFKGISLKLLAMEQLLEQHSDLRGKLVLVQIANPARSSGKDVYEAKNETSLIAERVNEKYGYPGYEPVVLIDKSIPLYEKIAFFVVAECCVVNAVRDGMNLVPYTYVVCRQGTAELDRAMGIPPGTRKESMLVVSEFIGCSPSLSGAIRVNPWNIDAVADAVKTAISMGDTEKHLRHDKHYRYVSSHNVAYWARSFDQDLERACRDHFTKRCWGIGFGLGFRIVALSPNFRKLSVDHIVSAYRRTSRRAIFLDYDGTMMPHTSINKTPSAEVISLLNSLCNDPSNTVFIVSGRGRDSLGDWFSPCASLGIAAEHGYFVRWHKDWEWESPSIAADFDWKQIAEPVMRVYTEATDGSSMEIKESALVWHHQDADPDFGSCQAKELLDHLESVLANEPVMVKRGQFIVEVKPQGVSKGLVTELILSTMSNSGETPDFVMCIGDDRSDEDMFESIASAVPTARDLFACTVGQKPSKAKYYLDDTVQVIKLLHGLAAASAQSPKRPSLQVSFESAA is encoded by the exons ATGAGCGTCATGGTTTCACAATCGTGTACGAATCTTTTAGGTTTGGTTACTGGGGATCTATTAAATTATCCCCAGCCAGTGCCACGTCCTCTTCCTCGTGTGATGACAGTCCCAGGGATTATATCAGActttgatgatgttgatgatcgGAATAATGGGGCATTGGAGGCCCTGTCTTCTCCTTGTCCGGAAAGGAAAATCATCGTAGCTAATCAACTTCCTCTGCATGCGCAGTTTGATGAATCCAGTAGAACATGGAACTTCAGTTGGGATGAGGATTCAATTCTTCTTCAACTGAAGGATGGTTTCCCCTCCGATGTTGAGGTTATTTATATTGGCTGCCTCAAGGCTGACATAGATCCAAGCGAGCAGGATGAGATTGGCCAAAGGCTTCTGGATAATTTCAAATGCGTCCCAACATTCCTGCCATCGGACCTTGAGACAAAGTTTTACCATGGCTTTTGCAAGCAGCAGCTGTGGCCTCTTTTCCATTATATGCTACCATTATGTCCAGACCATGGCGAACGCTTTGATCGGTCTCACTGGCAAGCTTATGTGTCTGCTAATAAGAAGTTTGCCGACAAGGTTGTAGAGGTGATTAATCCTGACGAAGACTATGTTTGGGTTCATGATTATCATCTCATGATTCTCCCTACCTTTTTGAGGAAACGTTTTCATAGAGTGAAGCTGGGCTTTTTCCTTCACAGTCCGTTTCCATCATCAGAGATTTACAGGACACTGCCTGTTCGTGATGAAATTTTGAGGTCATTGCTGAACTCAGACCTGATTGGATTCCACACATTCGACTATGCTCGGCATTTCCTGTCCTGTTGCAGTAGAATGCTGGGCCTCGATTATGAATCTAAACGAGGCTACATTGGTCTGGAGTACTATGGTCGCACGGTGAGCATTAAAATTCTCCCTGTGGGAGTCCACATGGGCCAGCTTGAGTCTTTACTTGACCTTCCTGAGACATCTTCCAAAATCAAAGAGATTCAGGAGCAGTTTAAAGGAAAGACTTTGATTCTGGGCGTAGATGACATGGATATCTTCAAAGGCATTAGTTTGAAGCTACTGGCAATGGAACAATTGCTGGAGCAACATTCTGACCTCAGAGGGAAATTAGTCCTGGTTCAGATTGCCAACCCTGCCAGGAGCTCAGGGAAAGATGTTTATGAAGCAAAGAATGAAACAAGTTTGATTGCAGAGAGGGTCAATGAGAAGTACGGCTATCCTGGTTATGAGCCTGTGGTATTGATTGATAAGTCCATACCACTCTATGAAAAGATcgctttctttgttgttgcaGAGTGTTGTGTGGTGAATGCAGTGAGGGACGGGATGAATTTGGTTCCATACACATATGTTGTCTGCAGGCAGGGCACAGCAGAGTTGGACAGAGCCATGGGTATTCCTCCTGGGACCAGAAAGGAGAGCATGCTTGTTGTTTCTGAATTCATTGGTTGCTCACCATCTCTGAGCGGAGCAATCCGGGTGAACCCGTGGAATATTGATGCTGTTGCTGATGCCGTGAAGACAGCCATATCTATGGGTGATACTGAGAAACATTTGCGACATGACAAGCACTACAGATACGTCAGCTCGCATAATGTGGCTTATTGGGCCCGTAGCTTTGATCAGGACTTGGAAAGAGCATGCAGAGATCACTTCACTAAGAGGTGCTGGGGGATTGGCTTCGGTTTAGGCTTTAGAATTGTCGCGCTGAGTCCCAATTTCAGGAAGCTCTCCGTTGATCACATTGTTTCTGCATACAGACGAACCAGTAGAAGGGCCATATTTTTGGATTACGATGGCACTATGATGCCTCATACTTCCATCAATAAAACCCCGAGTGCTGAAGTAATATCACTTCTTAATAGCTTGTGCAATGATCCTAGCAATACTGTGTTCATTGTAAGTGGAAGAGGGCGCGATTCTTTGGGTGATTGGTTCTCTCCTTGTGCTTCTTTGGGCATTGCTGCAGAGCATGGATACTTTGTCAG ATGGCACAAAGATTGGGAGTGGGAATCGCCTTCTATAGCTGCTGATTTTGATTGGAAACAAATTGCTGAACCTGTAATGAGGGTGTACACAGAGGCAACGGACGGCTCTTCAATGGAAATTAAGGAGAGTGCGTTGGTTTGGCACCACCAAGATGCTGATCCTGATTTTGGTTCTTGCCAAGCCAAGGAATTGCTAGACCATCTTGAAAGTGTTCTTGCAAACGAACCTGTGATGGTTAAAAGAGGCCAGTTCATTGTTGAAGTGAAGCCACAG GGTGTAAGCAAAGGCCTTGTCACCGAGCTTATTCTTTCCACAATGTCGAACAGTGGGGAAACGCCAGACTTTGTGATGTGCATTGGGGATGATCGATCGGATGAAGACATGTTTGAGAGCATTGCATCTGCTGTTCCCACAGCAAGAGACCTTTTTGCGTGTACAGTTGGTCAGAAGCCAAGCAAAGCAAAATACTATCTCGATGATACGGTACAGGTCATAAAACTGCTCCATGGTCTTGCTGCTGCATCGGCGCAATCACCAAAACGGCCATCCCTTCAGGTTTCATTTGAGAGCGCTGCTTGA